GGGTGTTAGATATAATTTTTGAGGCGGCATCTTAAATCTATTAACAAGTTAAGTGGAGTGAAATAACTAGCAATGACAACTTTAGAATCTCAGCATTAACTGTATCTTCATAAAATAGTCAATCATAAGCATAACACAAACTAATAATTAAAACTGAAATGTCATAATAGCAAGGACCGTACTATGGATCAATTGTCAGAGATGTTTTCTGATATACAAAATCCTCTTTTAGAGGCAGCTATAGAACATCTATGAGAGAATTATGATATGGATACAATAACTAAAACTTTGACGgagaagaaaaagatttttagaacATGTTCGTTCTTAGGCACACAAGAGAGTTTATTTGTGATTATTTCATGAAAATATGTTACAAGAGCCCACCTTTTATAACCAAGGAGGTACATATAAGACAAAAGCAACACTATTTACTAACATGACATTTTTAATACTATATGAATGTCTTTTTCAAAACTACGACACACTTATCACTTATGGATTAATTTGTTCTAGTcttatcaaaagaaaaataaaaactaaaacttGCAATCAAATATGAATAATCCAATCTCATTACCCATCTTATAAAAATGATAGAAAGGAGTGTACAACTTACAATTACAATGGCATAAACTATCATAGTATTCAATATTGATATAAAAAAAGAAGTAGCATGGAAAAAAtctaaacaaacagaaaataaatgGGAGAAGACAGAGCAATACACTTCCTTAATCTCCTCTCTCCAAGAATTACAAACAATCATATCAACTTATTTGACAACAATTGATGAATCAACCTAACTCTTCAAGACTTCAACCAATATATATCAACAAATTTCTCTTTCAATATAGCTAGGCCTAAAATCTCAAGACTTGATAATCCCAAGTGCTTCTGCTTGAAGTGAAACAGAATGTTTAACATCACCAATATGAAGACTATGTACCCCCATTGGGATTCTCCTAATCCCTGATCTATCAACCACACTAAGCAGCTTGCAGACATGAATATTCACTCTAACTCTTTGCTTACTCTTTGCAGGAACATGAACTTTCTCAAAAGTCACAAGCTGTTTCTGTGGCACCCAATGGGCACCACCATTGGGTGGAGCAGAGAACACTAACAATGTATGTGTTCCATCTCTAGATCCAACGTTTTTAACGTCGACATGAAGGGTTATAGAGAGTTTGCCACATCTTGCATGTGTCACTCTAATTGCTTTGTTTGAAATGTTCGTGTTGTTGCCATGTCGGTGGCCGTGAATCGGAACTGACACAATTGTGGGTGCACTAGCTAATGTGTGAACAAAATGTGTGTATGTTAATCCATGTCCAAATGGATATACAACTGGTCCTTTGTAGAATCTGTATGTTCTTCCTGGATAGCCTACTGTGCTTGGTCTCATTGCCATATTTGTCATGGCCAAGTTTTTTAGGTACTCTTGTGGGTACCATGTCACAGGTAGCTTGCCTCCTGTTAACAAACAACGTcactttttaaattcattgaataattgacgtatctgatacttacatatatatatatatatattgaataaaaatatattttatgacaaaCCTGGGTCGGCAGTTCCAAATAGAATATCAGCAATGGCAGCACCACCGGCTTGGCCCGGATAACCGGCCCACAAGATGGCAGCGATTCGAGGATCATTCTTTGCGAAAGTAATGTCAACAGGCCCACCAGACATTAAAACCAAAATTGTTGGTCCCTTTGATGCTGCTGCCACCTTTGAAACAAGATCTTGTTGATGTCCAGGCAAAAGCAAGCCAACTCTATCAACTGTTTCGGCTTCAATAGATTGATCCAAGCCTATAACTAGAACAGTTGCATCCGCTTTACGGGCTGCATCTAAGGCAGGCCCAAAACTTTTATCATCTCTACATGCAACATTTGCACAACCCTGCTGATGAATAGTTTTAGCATATCTTCCTATTCCTTGTAAGGGACTGGTATATCCACATGCAATACCTATTAAAcatgtttttgttattattatagaGAATAGATAAATATATAGTAATTGGTTTGAACTTGGGCTTATGATTGGGCCTTGAAGAACACGGGCTTACCGGCATAGTTTCCAATCATGGTAACTGTGACATTAGAATTGGGCCCAATGACAGCCACAGTTTTGTGTTTTTGTGAGGAAAGAGGCAAAGATGGACCAGTGTTTTTGAGAAGCACAATTCCTTGTCTAGCAGCTTCAAGTGCAAGCTCTTGGTGAGCTGGTTTACATACATCTTTCGGGCCTAAGTTGCCATAAGCATGAGCTGATGGCTCTCCATCAAACATCCCTAATCTCATTTGCACTGTCAGTGTATTCACCAAAGCACCATTAACATGTGCTTCGGTTAACAAACCTTTTTTAACCGCATCCTGTGTGTGTATTCCTAGGAAAGGCCCACAATCTAAATCCAAACCTGTAAACatcattttagaattttaataacAAGTGTCATGTCTTATGTTTTTTACATTAGCAGTGTCCACGTATCGGTGTCAGTTTCAATGTCGTGTTACGTATCTGTGTCTGAATATGCACTAACCTGCTTTGATGGCATCAGCAGCAGCTTCTTCTGGCGTTGATGTATAATGTTGGCTATTGAAGAAAACTCCGACAGAGTCACAATCAGATACAATGTACCTAAATTCATTAATCACAACAAAACAAAAGGTTAGATTATTTTGGTTTAAAAATGAGATAACTGGATTTGAAATTTGTACTATAACTTTGAGCCTACCCATCAAGACCCCATTGGCCACGAACTGTCTTCTTTAGGAGATTGGGGTCAGCACATGTAGGGACACCATTGACTTGGTTGTAAGAACACATCACACTAGCTACATTCCCTTCCTTCACACACATCCTAAATGGCACATCAAATGTGTCTTCTATGTCTTGCTTACTCACCTACGCATTAAGTTTTAAGTGAGCTTTTACTTTTGCACATGCTCATCATAGACACTACACTACAACATTAGGTGAAAATTTGTTCAAAAGGGTAATGAAAAATTGTCAATGAAATGTGTCCATATTCCATATATGGCCTAGCAATATGATAAATCTCCATCAATGTTTTGCAACAAAACAACTCATGTTAGGAAAGGCATTTTGATTCAATATCGTGTTCTCCACTTTCTCCCATTAATCATGTTTGTATGTTCACTTTTTGCCttttcaaaatgaaaaatcatggTTGTATATAAAAGGTGCGGACTGATGTTTAAACTCCCACATGTGTAGGACACGTTTGAGTAACCTACATAATTTTGCATACCAAACTATACCCAACTTGGTGTGGAAGTGCAATAATTTAGTCTCATGAATTCATTACAATGCAAATGTTAAGTTTCATTTATAAGTTCACTAATCTATATGTTTTTATAAGAATAAATTTATACAACTAAAGtatcattttgtttttaaaaaaattatatgctCACCGCTATAGAGTAATTCATCAGCAATTTTCTaccaaaatataatttaaatatatgtaaaaagtaatttaatttccatagttaaaattacaaattatgttttttgttttgttttttgtagGGATGATAACTTGATTAAGTTCTAAGCAAAAGCAAAAGTAGGCAAGAAAAAACAAGATTAGCTCATAACAGTCCCACTCAGCTGAGTCATAGTTATTCATTTATCCAAAAACAAACAGATAAGATAAAGAACGCAAATAGGACCCACAAATCCTACAAAACCAACTTGGCCTATACTAAAACTAAACccaacacaaaaaaaaactacCAGTACTTCAACATACTAAACTAAAGATTTTTCAACTTGAAAATGAATAATGTCACAATTCAGAGAAGATTCCCATTTAAACAAAGTCACgtgcattagcattagcataaggtagtataaataaattaattaaaataacatcaaaataataaaatatatttttaatctatttttatttaaataaaataaaacagtaCGCACCTGTGCATTAAAGTGAAAGCGATCCACACCATTCCAATTATCAATATCATAAGCAGTGAAGTGTTTACAACAAGCAGCAACTTTCAACTTGTTACCGTCTGTTCCCTGTAACCCTTTCACATATCTAGCAGCATAAATACCGGCTAACACAGGATCTTCACCGGGAGTTTCCTGTCCACGACCCCACCTAGGGTCTCTGAAAATATTCACATTTGGACTCCAATATGTTAACCCTGCTGCTCCTCCATTGTACATTGCTCTTGCTTCGTCCGAGACAACCTGCGAATTTACCAACCCACGTTGAATTTTGGTGCCTTTTGATGAAAAATCCAAATGTTTTGTGGattatgtaaattttttttttttttcatatttggaAAATTGTGACTGGGATGATGTGCAAGTTGCTTGGGAAAGTGGGGAGGTGGAAGGGACCCACATGGAATCATAGGCAAGTTGTGAATTGAACCAatcaaaagaaaggaaaaaagatACCAATCCATCATGATTGGTTATGGGTTCCTAGCCATAACATGTTTTGCACCCACACTTTCTTCAATATTTGTTTAATCTAAATAAAGTGATTATTCaataaataaatctaaaaaataaaataagtttatttgttAGTTTCAATTTGGgagtattttagattttttttcacCGTTAAAAAATCATTATATATAGGGACTAGGGAGCCATTAATTTGAAAGATTCTTCACAGCCAAGTTACATGATCAGATAGTTGAGCCACTAACATAATTAAATGAATAGTCATCTTGCTCGTGTAAAATGTACGATCACTATAAGTGCAAGCACAAGTGTGCCCACGCCTTCAAGTTTAAGACTTCAATACACTTCTCTGTCAAATACTCCATTGAATCTAAAATAACTAAATCTTTAACAAGAACAAAAactattgaaaacaattttgaaatccacataaaaaataatatagcaaaatttaatttatacagTCGACCCATTTAATAGCTCACTCGCTAAATAATATtactaaaaaaaacaatattataataaaaattgagATGAATGAGTTATTTTAAAACAATATGAATATGTAAATTTTGAGATGAATTTATTAGAATCAAGTGTGAGAGGTTAAActcaatattaattataaataaataaaatattgaatatttaaGAAGTATGACTTATATATCAAATGCTTTAAAATTTTGGATAAAGATATCTATCTCTTTTGGCCGTAAAACGTTGATATCAAGATTGTTTTATGAATAGATAGAATGTTAAATTTATAACATAGGAATTCATGCTAAAGATTTGTGTGGAGATATCCTATCAACCTCACCTCACTTTGTGCTAGTAGAGcatatgttaaaaaaatataatttaggcTTAACTCGCCATTAAAAACCCGATTTATAGGTAGAAATTGATCTTGTTTATAAACATATATTCAAACTATATATTATCTAAATGAATTTAGAGTgtgaaaaataaatgataaataacTTGATAGCAAGCATAAGACTCATTAGATTTTAAATGAGACTCTTTATGAAAATTTAATTTCCAAGCACTTTTTCATTGTGTATGGTGGATCAATATCAACAACTTTGCCCATAttgcaaaacaaaataaaagcacTATACTATGATACTACCTTATCAGCTGAATAGAATATcagtaaaacaaaaagaaaaaacagatcttgacaaaaaaaaaaaactaaagcaAAAGTCATGTAATACTTTATCAATATGGATATACATACATATAACAGAAAGAAAAAGAGTATGACATATTACACATTTTATATCGTTAATCTTATACTATATACTATTTATCCTTAATTATGATTACTTAACATAATCACACTTTTTCTTATATATTTTCTCTTGTCATTTTCACTATATTCAAGTACcatattaatatttttacaaaaataGTATTCTAGTACAACTTTTTTCTTTAAATGATAACTGATTTAAGCACTGATTTAAAGAAAAATTGTACCAAAAATGTTAATTATTTCCAATTCATCTAACTCTAATTAATAAGAACTGTACTTTATGCAAGTAACTAGTAAAAGTTAGTTACAAACACAAAATTAAATCTCACCCGTCCGATTGCTTCCCAAAGAGAAGCATTAAAAGAAGCAGCGGTTGTGATGACTTGCGGAAAGCTAGTCGCACCGGGAAACACACCACCGAATCTGGTTCCGGGACCGACGTTTGAAACACCGTGAAGTGCCTCCGACCACCACTCATAGCCTTTGATTCCGATTCTCGGAACCGCGGCGGCATTGTTGACTAACAGGTTAACTTTCTCTGGAAGCGTTAATCTTCCAATGAGATCGTTCACTCTCTGTTGAATGGTGAGTTTGACATTGCAGAATGGGAGGTTGTTTGTTGAAGTGGATTTTGGATCGCACGCGAAGGAGTCACGTGAGTGGCATGTGtggtggaggaggaggaggaagaagagagtgatgaaaggTGAGAGTGAGAATGTGAGAGCCATTTTGGTGGAGAAAGTGAAAATGAATAATGTAACTGATTTGAGAAGTGGGGGAATGGAGGGAACGTTATTTATATAGTAAAAAAAGTTAGAGttattaaaaaatagaattaTAGAAAAATAGAATTTGGATAGGTGGGGTGAAGTGAAGTGATGTATCTATAGAAGGCACTTTCTTCATCATTGTTGagtgtttttctttttattattatcattgttgCTTTTTCTTAACTGTTTTATTATGACAGTGGAACAACTTGTTTGGCTGCAGGTGAGATTTCAATAATGTTTTGGTGGGtactaaatatttaaaaatggaTCACATAATTAGTGCACAgtattaaacaaattaattagtATATCTACCAATGAAATCTAACTGCATATAGGATTCGACACTTGTATTAATAGGAAATTAAATATGAATGAAATAAGTACAAATTATACTATTAGATTATATTAGGAGAAAACTTACATATAATTTTTTCagtgtgatttttattattttttaataaaaatatgataagtgtataattttatatatatatatatatatatatatatatatatatatatatatatatatatatataatttttttcttcttattttcacTTCTTAAACGATATTTAAGTACAATTGTCATATTTTAATTGGAAAATAGTAAAAACCAAacctaaaaaattatatataaaatttccCCTTTATATTATTGGTTTGGACTTTGGACAAGAATGGTTCCGCTCTGAAACAATAGGTCTGGTCCCGTCCGATAAAGAAACATGGATATGGAACATGAATAGACAAGACTATTTAATACTCATATTTACTCTATCTAAGTTATTCAATTATAGATTAAGTTACTAATCAACGCAACATTGCTATTTTTTTCGTTATGCGACATGTATTGTCGATTTTTGTATGGTCTATTTTTCCGTTTTCTCCCTTAAAAAAGTTTTGCACCCATCAAAATTTAGAATATCTAAACCAATTAATACCCCTGCCCAAATACTGGTTCTGTTGAGCTGCAGAATGTTCAACCTAGCCTTCGTCCCAATTGCAAAAACTATCTCAAATGGTCTCATTTTGTCCAAAGCTTTTTAAAAGGGAAGGGCAAACTGAATCATCTTACTAAAAAGGATACCCCAAAAGCTACAAACAGTAAATTTACTGCATGAGATGAAGAAAATGATGTTGTAATATCATGGCTATGAAATTTTATGGTACCAGAGATCAGTGACGCGTGCATATTCAAAAAGACTGTCAAAGAGGTGTGGGACAACTGTAAAGAAAACTATTCCAAGGTTGATAATGTTGTACAAGTTTATGAAATTAAGATGAAGATTGCGATTACCAAACAAGGAAAACGATCCATTAGTGAGTATGCCCAAACTCTACAAAATTTATGGCTGGAGTTGGGTCACGATGAACATtttgaagcaaaatgcacaataGATGCTACTTTACTAAAAAATTATAAGGAGAAGAACATAATCTATAAGTTCTTGATATGAACAACGAGTTTGATCCTATAAGGATCCAAGTACTCAAAAAATAGTTATACTCACTCAATGAAACCATGGCTGCCTTTCGAGCAGAAGAGGCGCGAAGAGGAGTGATGATAAAGCCTCAATCAATTGAAAGTTCTGCCTTAGTAGTACAAATCCGAGAGAAGAACATTGACTTGTGGAAGAATGGTCAACCCAGAGTAGACCTTAATATGGAAATTGAAATAAGGGATAACAAGGATTCTCTATGGTGTACCTTTTATAAGAAACCAAGGCACACCGAAGATAGATGCTAGAAACTCCATCGAAAAACCGCAAAATTGGAACCAAAATTGAAACATCAAAGGCACTCAACGAGGATGACCAGCTCATGCCCACTTGGTCAATTCAAGTGTTGTAAAGGGAAGTAATTCCAAACCCACTACAGATTTTAATTCAGAAAAAATTACAAAACTAAGAGAATTAGTAGACTCTTTAGTTAAACCCATAAATATGTGTAGTTCTTCTGTGGCATTATGAGGTATTTCTCATGACTACGCTCTTAGAGTTATACAATATATATCAAAATGGA
The Vicia villosa cultivar HV-30 ecotype Madison, WI linkage group LG6, Vvil1.0, whole genome shotgun sequence genome window above contains:
- the LOC131610421 gene encoding probable beta-D-xylosidase 2; translation: MALTFSLSPFITLFFLLLLHHTCHSRDSFACDPKSTSTNNLPFCNVKLTIQQRVNDLIGRLTLPEKVNLLVNNAAAVPRIGIKGYEWWSEALHGVSNVGPGTRFGGVFPGATSFPQVITTAASFNASLWEAIGRVVSDEARAMYNGGAAGLTYWSPNVNIFRDPRWGRGQETPGEDPVLAGIYAARYVKGLQGTDGNKLKVAACCKHFTAYDIDNWNGVDRFHFNAQVSKQDIEDTFDVPFRMCVKEGNVASVMCSYNQVNGVPTCADPNLLKKTVRGQWGLDGYIVSDCDSVGVFFNSQHYTSTPEEAAADAIKAGLDLDCGPFLGIHTQDAVKKGLLTEAHVNGALVNTLTVQMRLGMFDGEPSAHAYGNLGPKDVCKPAHQELALEAARQGIVLLKNTGPSLPLSSQKHKTVAVIGPNSNVTVTMIGNYAGIACGYTSPLQGIGRYAKTIHQQGCANVACRDDKSFGPALDAARKADATVLVIGLDQSIEAETVDRVGLLLPGHQQDLVSKVAAASKGPTILVLMSGGPVDITFAKNDPRIAAILWAGYPGQAGGAAIADILFGTADPGGKLPVTWYPQEYLKNLAMTNMAMRPSTVGYPGRTYRFYKGPVVYPFGHGLTYTHFVHTLASAPTIVSVPIHGHRHGNNTNISNKAIRVTHARCGKLSITLHVDVKNVGSRDGTHTLLVFSAPPNGGAHWVPQKQLVTFEKVHVPAKSKQRVRVNIHVCKLLSVVDRSGIRRIPMGVHSLHIGDVKHSVSLQAEALGIIKS